In a genomic window of Zingiber officinale cultivar Zhangliang chromosome 9B, Zo_v1.1, whole genome shotgun sequence:
- the LOC122025094 gene encoding cold-responsive protein kinase 1-like: MRSVLGFVVLLLWSRVTIGEFDRHVIAGPTNLLRDGCSAYVSNTSLASILDDTLADLRSSLSDSTSALFATEQRPGVPSIYALFQCRGYLSAVDCLACYSAAEGLIRNCSSTYGGTVFYDGCFLRFETSPFFDQVTPPDNGNFCGGRNAATGGFTTSVRSLVADLIAATPRIQNFFAAAEREGVFAVAQCVETVSEEGCEQCLATAVNDVMLCLPRADGRALDVGCFMRYSDESFFPANRTVDLSPYLTNSERAKSSNKGALIVGVAGGVGGLLLLLGAVSLLWIRRSRDQRNPSEGDTLGGTKLQGSLNFRYRDLKNATNNFSEKNKLGEGGFGDVYKGQLKNGRTVAVKRLAIAETSRARADFQSEVKLISNIHHRNLVRLLGYSSKRDDFLLVYEYMANGSLDNFIFGDKRGFLNWRQRFSIIVGTARGLAYMHQEFHVRIIHRDIKCSNILLDNNFQPRVADFGLARLLPEDKSHLSTIFAGTFGYTAPEYAIHGQLSEKVDTYSYGVVVLEIISGRKCNDIKLEPVTQYLLEWAWKLYERDQLLEMVDETLDPSDYTPEEVKRIIKIALLCTQSTVAARPTMSEIVVLLLNQTDDTLQPTRPTFIDASSRVHGEASSSSAGSSSTSHATPNAASHATFSTLQFSAR; the protein is encoded by the exons ATGAGATCCGTTCTTGGGTTCGTGGTGCTTCTCCTATGGAGTCGTGTTACCATCGGTGAGTTCGACCGCCATGTCATcgccgggccc ACCAACCTCCTCCGAGACGGCTGCAGCGCATACGTCTCCAACACCTCCTTGGCCTCAATCCTCGACGACACCCTCGCCGACCTCCGCTCCTCCCTCTCCGACAGCACCTCGGCTCTCTTCGCCACTGAGCAGCGCCCGGGCGTTCCGTCCATCTACGCCCTGTTCCAGTGCCGCGGCTACCTCTCCGCCGTCGATTGCCTCGCGTGCTACTCCGCCGCCGAAGGGCTCATTCGCAATTGCAGCTCCACCTACGGCGGCACCGTCTTCTACGACGGTTGCTTCCTCCGCTTCGAAACCTCCCCCTTTTTCGACCAAGTGACGCCCCCAGATAACGGGAACTTTTGTGGCGGCCGAAACGCAGCTACCGGAGGATTCACCACCTCGGTGAGATCGCTGGTGGCGGATTTGATCGCCGCCACGCCGAGAATCCAGAACTTTTTCGCCGCGGCGGAGAGGGAGGGAGTGTTCGCTGTGGCGCAGTGCGTGGAGACTGTGAGCGAGGAAGGGTGCGAGCAGTGCCTGGCGACGGCGGTCAACGACGTGATGCTGTGCCTGCCGAGAGCCGACGGGCGGGCGTTGGACGTCGGATGCTTCATGAGGTACTCCGACGAGTCCTTCTTCCCGGCCAATCGAACGGTGGATCTGTCGCCTTACTTGACGAATTCAG AAAGAGCGAAATCGAGCAATAAGGGAGCCCTAATTGTGGGAGTTGCTGGAGGAGTCGGCGGACTGTTGCTTCTTCTAGGGGCTGTATCTCTTCTATGGATCAGAAGATCTAGAGATCAACGAAATCCTTCTGAAG GAGATACATTGGGAGGAACCAAATTACAGGGGTCACTAAATTTCCGTTATAGGGATCTAAAAAATGCTACAAATAATTTCAGTGAAAAAAATAAACTAGGAGAAGGAGGATTCGGAGATGTGTACAAG GGTCAACTTAAAAATGGGAGAACGGTCGCTGTAAAACGGCTGGCAATTGCTGAAACTAGTAGAGCAAGAGCTGATTTTCAAAGCGAAGTGAAGCTCATTAGCAATATTCATCATAGAAATTTAGTTCGTCTGCTTGGATATTCTAGCAAACGTGATGATTTTCTACTTGTCTATGAGTATATGGCAAATGGCAGCCTTGACAATTTCATTTTCG GCGATAAACGTGGGTTCCTCAACTGGAGGCAGAGATTTAGTATTATTGTTGGGACAGCTCGTGGTCTTGCTTACATGCATCAAGAATTTCATGTTCGTATCATACACCGCGATATAAAATGCAGCAACATTCTGCTCGATAACAATTTCCAGCCAAGGGTTGCAGATTTTGGGCTGGCACGACTTCTCCCTGAGGACAAGAGTCACCTTAGCACTATATTTGCTGGCACTTT CGGTTATACAGCACCTGAGTATGCAATTCACGGGCAGTTATCTGAAAAGGTTGATACATATAGCTATGGCGTTGTTGTCCTTGAAATAATCAGCGGCCGGAAGTGCAATGACATAAAACTCGAACCTGTTACTCAATATCTTCTTGAATGG GCCTGGAAATTATACGAACGAGACCAATTATTGGAGATGGTGGACGAAACCTTAGATCCTAGTGACTATACACCAGAAGAAGTTAAAAGGATCATTAAGATTGCTCTTCTCTGCACCCAGTCTACGGTTGCTGCAAGGCCAACCATGTCAGAGATTGTAGTTCTGCTGTTGAACCAAACTGATGACACTCTTCAGCCAACAAGACCTACCTTCATAGATGCCAGCAGTAGGGTTCATGGAGAAGCATCTTCATCCTCGGCTGGTTCATCTTCGACGTCACATGCAACTCCAAATGCAGCTTCACATGCAACCTTTTCGACCTTGCAATTTTCTGCTCGGTGA
- the LOC122022589 gene encoding U-box domain-containing protein 44-like isoform X1: MPSLPKLSTELNIFAEIFFWANHLNPRSPETQLSMIAYLGELVLSNDVKVLVAQTAGSILVNVMKSGSKQARETALKALNQISSYETSAKILIHAGILPPLVRDLFTVGINQLAAYETERGSCNSSC, from the exons ATGCCCTCTTTGCCGAAGCTCTCCACCGAATTGAACATCTTTGCCGAGATCTTTTTTTGGGCCAATCATCTTAATCCAA GATCACCTGAAACACAGCTCTCAATGATTGCTTATCTTGGAGAGCTTGTCTTGAGCAATGATGTGAAAGTCCTTGTAGCCCAAACAGCCGGTTCAATACTCGTCAATGTCATGAAAAGTGGGAGCAAGCAAGCGCGAGAAACTGCCCTCAAGGCTTTGAACCAAATATCATCTTATGAGACTAGTGCAAAGATACTTATTCATGCAGGCATCCTTCCACCACTTGTCAGAGATCTTTTCACGGTAGGGATCAACCAGCTAGCTGCCTATGAGACTGAAAGAGGTAGTTGCAACAGTTCTTGCTAA
- the LOC122022589 gene encoding U-box domain-containing protein 44-like isoform X2 translates to MPSLPKLSTELNIFAEIFFWANHLNPRSPETQLSMIAYLGELVLSNDVKVLVAQTAGSILVNVMKSGSKQARETALKALNQISSYETSAKILIHAGILPPLVRDLFTVPILRDPS, encoded by the exons ATGCCCTCTTTGCCGAAGCTCTCCACCGAATTGAACATCTTTGCCGAGATCTTTTTTTGGGCCAATCATCTTAATCCAA GATCACCTGAAACACAGCTCTCAATGATTGCTTATCTTGGAGAGCTTGTCTTGAGCAATGATGTGAAAGTCCTTGTAGCCCAAACAGCCGGTTCAATACTCGTCAATGTCATGAAAAGTGGGAGCAAGCAAGCGCGAGAAACTGCCCTCAAGGCTTTGAACCAAATATCATCTTATGAGACTAGTGCAAAGATACTTATTCATGCAGGCATCCTTCCACCACTTGTCAGAGATCTTTTCACG GTGCCAATTTTGAGAGATCCCTCTTGA
- the LOC122024496 gene encoding cysteine-rich receptor-like protein kinase 2, whose protein sequence is MAYFASALAFLALLLWSRITDADPQANLILNACSLINVTNTTAFAATINRTFADLHSTISSAAPSSSDSHFATAQNSDPQFYALFQCRGYLSTADCLTCFSAAEVHIRRYCGPANGARVVYDGCFLRYEITPFFDQNTGRGNGNICGKRNSTSGFAAAVPPLLEDLSNATPKTPDFFAAAERDGVFGIAQCVNSVSVEGCGQCLTTAVNNAELCLPLADGRAMDTGCFMRYSNESFFPTNQTMDLSPFLNSGRSSKRRAIIWGVAGGVGGLLLLLGLVTLLWMRRPRDQQDRKGDILGATELQGPLNFRYKDLKKATNNFSKDNKLGEGGFGDVYKGILKNRTTVAVKRLAIAQISRARADFQTEVKLISNVHHRNLIRLHGCSSKGKDFLLVYEYMANSSLDKFIFGDRRGFLNWKQRFSIIVGMARGLSYLHQEFHVCIIHRDIKCSNILLDDDFQPRIADFGLVRLLPEDKSHLSTRFAGTLGYTAPEYAIQGQLSEKVDTYSFGVVVLEIISGRKNYDMKLEPDAQYLLEWVWKLYELDQLIELVDETLDPSEFSPEEVKRIIEIALLCTQSAAASRPTMSEIVVMLLGQSDNTLELTGPTFIDASSRVHGDTPPATILSSTSHATDSISQVSAR, encoded by the exons ATGGCCTACTTCGCTTCGGCGCTCGCGTTCCTGGCGCTTCTACTATGGAGTCGGATCACCGACGCTGACCCTCAGGCCAACCTCATCCTCAACGCCTGCAGCTTAATCAACGTGACCAACACCACCGCCTTCGCCGCCACTATCAACCGCACCTTCGCCGACCTCCACTCCACCATCTCCTCTGCCGCTCCCAGCAGCTCCGACTCTCACTTCGCGACCGCGCAGAACAGCGACCCTCAATTCTACGCGCTCTTTCAGTGCCGCGGCTACCTATCCACCGCCGACTGCCTCACTTGCTTCTCTGCCGCCGAGGTCCATATCCGCCGCTATTGCGGCCCGGCCAATGGCGCCCGCGTCGTCTACGACGGGTGCTTCCTCCGCTACGAGATCACCCCCTTCTTCGACCAGAACACGGGCCGGGGGAACGGCAACATCTGCGGTAAACGCAACTCGACGAGCGGCTTCGCCGCAGCGGTTCCGCCGCTGTTGGAGGATTTGAGCAATGCCACGCCGAAGACGCCGGACTTCTTCGCGGCGGCGGAGAGGGACGGGGTGTTCGGGATAGCGCAGTGCGTGAATTCGGTCAGCGTGGAGGGGTGCGGGCAGTGCCTGACGACGGCGGTGAATAATGCAGAGTTGTGCCTTCCGCTGGCTGACGGCCGGGCGATGGACACCGGCTGCTTCATGAGATACTCCAACGAGTCCTTCTTCCCCACCAACCAAACCATGGATTTATCCCCTTTCTTGAATTCAG GGAGATCGAGCAAGCGAAGGGCCATCATTTGGGGAGTCGCTGGAGGAGTCGGCGGCCTGTTGCTTCTTCTAGGGCTTGTGACTCTTCTGTGGATGAGGAGACCCAGAGATCAACAAGATCGAAAAG GCGATATATTAGGGGCAACTGAGTTACAAGGTCCATTAAATTTCCGTTACAAGGATCTAAAAAAAGCTACAAATAATTTCAGTAAAGACAATAAATTAGGAGAAGGAGGTTTTGGTGATGTGTACAAG GGCATACTGAAAAATAGGACAACAGTTGCTGTAAAGAGACTAGCAATTGCTCAAATTAGTAGGGCAAGAGCAGATTTTCAGACCGAAGTGAAGCTCATTAGCAATGTTCACCATAGAAATTTAATTCGTCTGCATGGATGTTCTAGCAAAGGCAAAGATTTTCTTCTTGTCTATGAGTACATGGCAAATAGCAGCCTTGACAAATTCATATTTG GTGACAGACGTGGATTCCTCAACTGGAAACAGAGATTCTCCATAATTGTCGGCATGGCTCGTGGTCTTTCTTACCTGCATCAGGAATTCCACGTTTGTATCATACATCGTGATATAAAATGTAGCAACATTCTTCTTGACGATGATTTCCAGCCAAGAATTGCAGATTTTGGCCTAGTGCGCCTTCTGCCAGAGGACAAGAGTCACCTCAGCACTAGGTTTGCTGGCACTTT GGGATATACAGCACCTGAGTATGCAATTCAGGGGCAACTTTCTGAAAAGGTTGATACATACAGCTTCGGAGTTGTTGTTCTTGAAATAATAAGTGGCCGGAAAAACTATGACATGAAACTCGAGCCTGACGCTCAGTATCTCCTTGAATGG GTTTGGAAACTATATGAACTCGATCAGTTGATTGAGCTGGTGGACGAAACCTTAGATCCTAGTGAATTTTCTCCAGAGGAAGTGAAAAGGATCATTGAAATAGCTCTCCTCTGCACACAGTCTGCTGCTGCTTCGAGGCCGACCATGTCTGAGATTGTTGTTATGTTGCTCGGGCAAAGTGATAATACTCTTGAGCTCACAGGACCAACCTTCATAGATGCATCAAGTAGAGTTCATGGAGATACACCCCCAGCTACCATTTTATCTTCTACTTCGCATGCGACTGATTCGATATCTCAAGTTTCTGCTCGTTGA